A section of the Lepidochelys kempii isolate rLepKem1 chromosome 4, rLepKem1.hap2, whole genome shotgun sequence genome encodes:
- the RPL34 gene encoding large ribosomal subunit protein eL34, protein MVQRLTYRRRLSYNTASNKTRLSRTPGNRIVYLYTKKVGKAPKSACGVCPGRLRGVRAVRPKVLMRLSKTKKHVSRAYGGSMCAKCVRDRIKRAFLIEEQKIVVKVLKAQAQSQKSK, encoded by the exons ATGGTTCAGCGTCTGACATACCGTCGTAGGTTGTCCTACAACACAGCCTCTAACAAGACCAGGCT GTCCCGGACACCAGGTAACAGGATTGTTTACCTTTACACTAAGAAAGTTGGCAAGGCACCAAAGTCTGCATGTGGTGTGTGTCCAGGAAGACTTCGCGGT GTTCGTGCTGTGCGCCCTAAAGTCCTTATGAGGTTGTCAAAAACAAAGAAGCATGTTAGCAGAGCCTATGGCGGTTCCATGTGTGCTAAATGTGTCCGTGACag AATCAAACGAGCTTTCCTTATTGAGGAGCAGAAGATTGTTGTGAAAGTGTTGAAGGCACAAGCACAGAGTCAGAAATCTAAGTGA
- the OSTC gene encoding oligosaccharyltransferase complex subunit OSTC, whose translation METLYRVPFAVLQCPNIKLKRPSWVHTPSAMTVYALVVVSYFLITGGIIYDVIVEPPSVGSMTDEHGHQRPVAFLAYRVNGQYIMEGLASSFLFTMGGLGFIILDRSNAPNIPKLNRFLLLFIGFVSVLLSFFMARVFMRMKLPGYLMG comes from the exons ATGGAGACGCTCTACCGGGTGCCGTTCGCGGTGCTCCAGTGCCCCAACATCAAGCTGAAGCGGCCGAGCTGGGTGCACACGCCCTCAGCTATGACCGTCTACGCGCTGGTGGTGGTGTCCTACTTCCTCATCACCGGAG gAATAATCTATGATGTGATTGTAGAACCTCCCAGTGTTGGGTCTATGACAGATGAACATGGACATCAGAGACCAGTGGCCTTCTTGGCATACAG agtaaATGGACAGTATATTATGGAAGGACTCGCATCCAGCTTCCTCTTCACAATGGGAGGCTTAGGCTTCATAATTCTGGACCGATCCAATGCACCAAATATCCCAAAGCTCAATAGATTTCTGTTGCTTTTTATTGGATTTGTCAGCGTCCTGTTGAGCTTCTTCATGGCAAGAGTTTTCATGCGGATGAAATTGCC